In Marisediminicola antarctica, one DNA window encodes the following:
- a CDS encoding UDP-glucose dehydrogenase family protein, with the protein MTTSTPATPSEALGATRPRISVVGTGYLGATHAAAMAEMGFDVMGVDSDPAKVAALSEGIVPFFEPGLPELIRTHVASGRLHFTTDIVEATAFADVHFICVGTPQARGSNAANLSYVEEATRSVARNLTHDGIIVGKSTVPVGTGARLRSIVAGIVPAGISTELIWNPEFLREGKAVDDTLTPDRIVLGGTTALSEAVMREVYAAPIAIGTPVILCDLPTAELVKVSANAFLATKISFINAIAEVCEAAGADVGVLADALGHDIRIGRQFLNAGLGFGGGCLPKDIRALIHRAGELGATKAASLLQQVDEINMSQRQLVINMAIEACGGSVLNRRIGVLGAAFKPLTDDVRDSPALNVAAALHLRGAQVVIYDPEASSTAQRMFPTLTYADSVEEAATNSDVILVLTEWEEFNSIDAAALREIVALPVIIDARNCLDAAHWRAAGWRFTGLGVAPVALTPMIPEHNSLSRLVPVQ; encoded by the coding sequence ATGACGACATCGACCCCCGCGACGCCCTCCGAGGCGCTGGGCGCTACCCGCCCGCGCATCAGCGTGGTGGGCACCGGCTACCTCGGCGCCACCCACGCGGCCGCGATGGCAGAGATGGGATTCGACGTGATGGGCGTCGATTCCGACCCGGCGAAGGTGGCGGCCCTGAGCGAGGGGATCGTGCCCTTCTTCGAGCCGGGGCTTCCCGAACTGATCCGCACCCACGTGGCGAGTGGCCGCTTGCACTTCACCACCGACATCGTCGAGGCCACTGCCTTCGCCGATGTGCACTTCATCTGTGTCGGCACACCGCAGGCCCGTGGCAGCAATGCCGCGAACCTCAGCTATGTAGAAGAGGCCACCAGGTCGGTCGCGCGCAACCTCACCCACGACGGGATCATCGTGGGCAAGTCGACGGTCCCTGTCGGCACCGGAGCGAGACTGCGCTCGATTGTCGCCGGCATCGTGCCCGCCGGAATCTCTACCGAACTCATCTGGAATCCGGAGTTCCTCCGCGAGGGCAAGGCCGTCGACGACACCCTCACCCCCGACCGGATCGTTTTGGGCGGCACCACAGCCCTTTCCGAAGCGGTAATGCGGGAGGTCTATGCCGCGCCGATCGCCATTGGAACCCCCGTGATCCTGTGTGACCTCCCCACCGCGGAGCTCGTGAAGGTGAGCGCGAACGCGTTCCTCGCCACCAAGATCTCCTTCATCAACGCGATCGCCGAGGTATGCGAGGCGGCGGGAGCGGACGTCGGCGTGCTCGCCGACGCGCTCGGACACGACATCCGCATCGGCCGACAGTTTCTCAACGCCGGACTCGGGTTCGGCGGCGGCTGTCTTCCGAAAGACATCCGCGCGCTCATCCATCGGGCGGGAGAGCTCGGCGCCACCAAGGCTGCGTCGCTCCTCCAGCAGGTCGACGAAATCAACATGTCGCAGCGTCAGCTCGTGATCAACATGGCGATCGAAGCGTGCGGGGGATCAGTGCTCAACCGTCGGATCGGTGTACTCGGCGCGGCGTTCAAGCCGCTCACCGACGACGTGCGCGATTCGCCCGCCCTCAACGTTGCCGCCGCCCTGCACCTGCGCGGCGCTCAGGTCGTGATCTACGATCCGGAGGCCTCATCAACAGCCCAGCGGATGTTCCCGACGCTCACTTACGCCGACTCCGTGGAAGAGGCAGCGACGAACTCCGATGTGATCCTCGTGCTCACCGAGTGGGAGGAGTTCAACTCCATTGATGCGGCAGCACTCCGCGAGATCGTAGCGCTGCCGGTCATCATCGATGCCCGCAATTGCCTCGACGCCGCGCACTGGCGTGCCGCAGGGTGGCGTTTCACCGGTCTTGGAGTCGCTCCAGTCGCTCTGACCCCGATGATCCCGGAACACAACTCGCTCAGCAGGCTCGTCCCCGTCCAGTAG
- a CDS encoding glycosyltransferase family 2 protein: MFIFILQLRYMIEGHPEVYMFAVYSILIWALWLLKMFLSAKYRPYTGEFTGTTSVVVPVLDEPVELFRDVLRRMVAQNPGEIIVVINGAENPVLEGVCEEFAPLVRWVHTPIPGKRNAVMIGTELSTGDITVLVDSDTVWTENTLSELVRPFAEPQVGGVTTRQRILEPERSWITRWADWLENSRALYSMPAQSVLGQIGCLPGRTIAFRRSIMMTVMDRFMTERFMGVFLEVSDDRTLTNLTLKEGYRTVYQHTSLVFTDAPLQLKKLYKQQLRWARGSQYNTLRMLPWMLGHAPVLSIFFIMDIILPFLLAGVIAGWVYRAATGEGYNFYEGILTEYGAQGGVLMVLGLMLVSSVLSMAIRQIRHLSEKPSDFFRLPAFIIVSTLFLMPIRLIGFFRMGHASGWGTRAGAYAGGASNDDVMNSLSPADDPGTDILTGAWSPHATAVLEASPRRAATVAPRSAPRRRLNPKAAWPYAIGLSIFALEAFFIVSF; the protein is encoded by the coding sequence GTGTTCATTTTCATCCTGCAGTTGCGCTACATGATCGAGGGGCACCCCGAGGTCTACATGTTCGCCGTGTACTCCATCCTCATTTGGGCGCTCTGGCTCCTCAAGATGTTCCTCTCGGCGAAGTACCGCCCATACACCGGTGAATTCACCGGGACCACGAGCGTTGTGGTCCCCGTGCTCGACGAGCCCGTGGAGCTCTTCCGAGACGTGCTCAGGCGAATGGTCGCCCAGAATCCTGGCGAAATTATCGTCGTGATCAACGGCGCCGAGAACCCCGTTCTCGAGGGTGTCTGCGAGGAATTCGCACCACTCGTCCGCTGGGTCCACACGCCGATCCCCGGCAAGCGCAACGCCGTGATGATCGGCACCGAGCTCTCAACCGGCGACATCACCGTGCTCGTCGACTCCGACACCGTGTGGACCGAGAACACCCTCTCCGAACTCGTCCGGCCCTTCGCCGAGCCTCAGGTCGGGGGCGTCACTACCCGCCAACGCATCCTCGAGCCTGAGCGCAGTTGGATCACCCGCTGGGCCGACTGGCTCGAGAACTCCCGCGCCCTCTATTCCATGCCCGCCCAGAGTGTGCTGGGGCAAATCGGCTGCCTTCCCGGCCGAACGATCGCATTCCGCCGGTCGATCATGATGACCGTGATGGACCGGTTCATGACGGAGCGGTTCATGGGCGTGTTCCTCGAGGTCAGTGATGACCGCACCCTCACGAACCTCACCCTCAAAGAGGGCTACCGCACGGTTTACCAGCACACCTCGCTGGTGTTCACTGACGCCCCGCTGCAGCTGAAGAAGCTGTACAAGCAGCAGCTGAGATGGGCTCGGGGCAGCCAGTACAACACCCTGCGGATGCTGCCGTGGATGCTCGGCCACGCTCCGGTACTGTCGATCTTCTTCATCATGGACATCATCCTTCCGTTCCTCCTCGCGGGGGTCATCGCCGGCTGGGTCTACCGCGCAGCTACCGGAGAGGGGTACAACTTCTACGAGGGGATCCTCACCGAGTACGGCGCACAGGGCGGAGTACTGATGGTGCTCGGCCTCATGCTGGTGTCTTCCGTGCTGAGCATGGCGATCCGCCAGATCCGACACCTCTCCGAGAAGCCGTCCGATTTCTTCCGCCTGCCGGCTTTCATCATCGTCTCGACCCTGTTCCTGATGCCGATCCGGCTCATCGGGTTCTTCCGCATGGGCCACGCGAGCGGCTGGGGCACCCGTGCCGGAGCCTACGCAGGAGGCGCGTCGAACGACGACGTGATGAACTCACTGTCGCCAGCGGATGACCCGGGCACCGACATCCTCACGGGAGCGTGGTCTCCCCACGCCACCGCCGTGCTCGAGGCGTCACCGCGCCGGGCAGCAACCGTTGCCCCGAGATCCGCGCCTCGACGCCGGCTCAACCCGAAGGCCGCGTGGCCCTACGCCATCGGCCTCTCGATCTTCGCTCTGGAGGCGTTCTTCATTGTCAGTTTCTAA
- a CDS encoding bifunctional [glutamine synthetase] adenylyltransferase/[glutamine synthetase]-adenylyl-L-tyrosine phosphorylase, with protein MPRHQSTLTELAKLGFAELAAAHTQLDEFAAEHGLDEIAAHFAAAADPDLALRSLAQLLRTTPQEVLPLLAADDSAERLVRVLGASTGLGEFLQRRPAEIESLKEPLPRPPSAAEYVADLLASVEAVDGVAAMPEPAASTALRVRYRRHLVQLTAWDLSRPDPLAAVDTVAAALADLAGAALEAAIAVARSVSTYPPDEVAASRLAIIGMGKAGARELNYISDVDVIFVAEGSGELDTGRAVEIATKLAMAATRAVHDYGSEPDLWEVDANLRPEGKDGALVRTLESHVAYYDRWAKSWEFQALLKARCLAGDVDLGRRYCEAVAPKVWSSAARENFVESVQRMRERVTANIPSAELDRQLKLGPGGLRDIEFTIQLLQLVHGQTDPEVRQPGTLPALVSLAEQGYIGRAESAEFARDYRFLRLLEHRVQLTKLRRTHLMPTDPEGLRVLARGTGLASSAADLSAQWNRTKLTVRSLHERLFYRPLLSAVAALKDDGISLTSDQAAARLTAIGFRDPKSALSHIRALTSGVSRRAAIQRHLLPVMLQWFAAGADPDYGLLAFRRLSEDLGESYWFLRMLRDSSGAANRLTNALSAARYIGVLLERIPEGAAWFENEEELSPRPLDALLDEATATISRHDDPATAALALRTARRREVLRLAIAAILGLIDVEHLGRALADITTTLLTGMLTLARGDIDGIEFGIIAMGRYGGRELGFGSDADVIYVYRATTASGAEAQSRAEKIVSRLITSTEDLRLPLDLDMNLRPEGKNGPVVRSLDSYRAYYERWSLTWEAQALLRATAAVGDATLLRDFEALADEVRYPEDIPEQDVREVKRIKARVESERLPHAADPARHLKLGRGSLSDVEWLVQLLQLQHGARLPSLRTTSTLAALTAVCKEGFITEAEAARLRAAWIFASRVRSAMTLWMVRTTDVLPIDRPQLEGIARLMEYPPGSANQLEDDYLRVTRRARQVFEKRFYG; from the coding sequence ATGCCGAGGCACCAGAGTACTCTGACCGAGTTGGCGAAGCTCGGCTTCGCCGAACTCGCGGCAGCACACACGCAGCTCGACGAGTTCGCGGCGGAGCACGGGCTCGACGAGATCGCCGCGCACTTCGCGGCGGCCGCCGATCCTGACCTCGCACTGCGGTCACTCGCCCAGCTGCTGAGGACCACCCCGCAGGAGGTGTTGCCCCTCCTGGCCGCGGATGACAGCGCCGAGCGGCTGGTCCGGGTGCTCGGCGCATCGACCGGTCTGGGGGAGTTCCTGCAGCGTCGGCCCGCCGAGATCGAGAGCCTGAAGGAGCCGCTGCCGCGCCCGCCGTCGGCAGCAGAGTACGTGGCCGACCTGCTCGCGTCCGTCGAGGCCGTCGACGGCGTCGCCGCGATGCCAGAGCCAGCGGCATCCACCGCCCTCCGGGTTCGCTACCGACGCCACCTCGTGCAGCTCACCGCCTGGGACCTGTCGAGGCCCGACCCGCTCGCCGCCGTGGACACCGTCGCCGCAGCCCTCGCCGACCTCGCCGGTGCGGCCCTGGAGGCGGCGATCGCAGTTGCCCGCTCCGTCTCGACCTACCCGCCGGATGAGGTTGCCGCGAGTCGCCTGGCGATCATCGGTATGGGCAAGGCGGGGGCGCGAGAGCTCAACTACATCAGCGACGTCGATGTGATCTTCGTTGCCGAGGGCTCGGGGGAGCTCGACACCGGCAGGGCGGTCGAGATAGCGACAAAGCTCGCGATGGCCGCGACCCGCGCCGTGCACGACTACGGCAGCGAACCCGACCTGTGGGAGGTCGACGCGAATCTGCGCCCGGAGGGCAAGGATGGCGCGCTCGTCCGCACGCTTGAATCCCACGTGGCCTACTACGACCGGTGGGCCAAGAGCTGGGAGTTCCAGGCCCTCCTCAAGGCGAGGTGTCTCGCCGGCGACGTCGATCTTGGCCGTCGGTACTGCGAGGCGGTAGCGCCGAAGGTGTGGAGCAGCGCCGCACGGGAGAACTTCGTCGAGTCGGTGCAGCGGATGCGCGAGCGGGTCACCGCCAACATCCCCTCGGCCGAGCTCGACCGACAACTCAAGCTCGGCCCCGGCGGCCTCCGTGATATCGAGTTCACCATCCAGTTGCTGCAGCTCGTGCACGGCCAGACCGACCCCGAGGTGCGCCAGCCCGGCACACTGCCCGCGCTGGTTTCACTTGCCGAACAGGGCTACATCGGACGGGCCGAATCGGCGGAGTTCGCCCGCGACTACCGGTTTCTGCGGCTGCTCGAGCATCGGGTGCAGCTCACGAAACTGCGCCGCACCCACCTCATGCCCACCGACCCGGAGGGCCTGCGCGTGCTGGCCCGCGGCACCGGGCTCGCGTCGAGTGCCGCCGACCTGAGTGCCCAGTGGAACCGCACCAAGCTGACGGTCCGGTCGCTGCACGAGCGGCTGTTCTACCGCCCGCTGCTCAGCGCCGTGGCGGCCCTCAAGGACGACGGCATCTCGTTGACGAGCGATCAGGCGGCGGCTCGGCTCACGGCGATCGGGTTCCGAGATCCGAAGAGCGCGCTCTCCCACATTCGTGCGCTGACCTCGGGGGTCTCGCGCCGCGCCGCTATCCAGCGACACCTGCTGCCGGTGATGCTGCAGTGGTTCGCCGCCGGCGCCGACCCGGACTACGGGCTGCTCGCTTTCCGCCGCCTGAGCGAGGACCTGGGGGAGTCCTACTGGTTCCTCCGGATGCTTCGTGACTCCTCCGGCGCGGCGAACCGGCTCACGAACGCGCTGTCGGCCGCCCGCTACATCGGTGTGCTCCTCGAGCGCATCCCCGAGGGCGCCGCGTGGTTCGAGAACGAGGAGGAGCTGAGCCCGCGCCCGCTCGATGCCCTCCTCGACGAGGCGACCGCGACGATCTCCCGCCACGACGACCCGGCGACCGCTGCCCTCGCTCTGCGCACCGCGCGACGGCGAGAGGTGCTACGCCTGGCCATCGCCGCGATCCTCGGGCTTATCGACGTGGAGCACCTCGGCCGCGCTCTCGCGGATATCACGACGACGCTGCTGACCGGGATGCTCACTCTCGCCCGCGGGGACATCGACGGGATCGAGTTCGGGATCATCGCGATGGGCCGCTACGGCGGGCGCGAGCTCGGCTTCGGATCGGACGCCGACGTCATCTACGTCTACCGCGCAACCACAGCATCCGGCGCCGAGGCCCAGTCCCGGGCGGAGAAAATCGTCTCGCGGCTGATCACCTCGACCGAAGACCTCCGCCTCCCACTCGACCTCGACATGAACCTTCGTCCCGAGGGAAAGAACGGTCCGGTGGTGCGGTCGCTCGATTCGTACCGCGCCTACTATGAGCGCTGGTCGCTCACCTGGGAGGCCCAGGCGCTCCTGCGCGCCACGGCCGCTGTCGGCGACGCGACGCTGCTGCGAGACTTCGAGGCTCTCGCCGACGAGGTTCGCTACCCGGAGGATATCCCGGAGCAGGATGTGCGCGAGGTCAAGCGCATCAAGGCGAGGGTGGAGTCGGAGCGCCTACCGCACGCGGCCGATCCGGCGAGGCATCTCAAGCTCGGCCGCGGTTCGCTCAGCGACGTCGAGTGGCTTGTGCAGCTGCTCCAGCTTCAGCACGGGGCACGTCTGCCGTCGCTGCGCACGACGTCGACCCTCGCGGCCCTCACCGCGGTCTGTAAGGAGGGTTTCATCACCGAGGCGGAGGCTGCCAGGCTGCGTGCCGCCTGGATCTTCGCCTCCCGCGTGCGGTCGGCGATGACCCTCTGGATGGTGCGGACGACCGACGTGCTGCCGATCGACCGTCCGCAGCTGGAGGGCATCGCCCGGCTCATGGAGTACCCGCCGGGGTCGGCCAACCAGCTCGAGGACGACTACCTGCGGGTCACGCGGCGCGCACGCCAGGTGTTCGAGAAGCGCTTTTACGGCTGA
- a CDS encoding NAD+ synthase produces the protein MPRLRLALAQTNPIVGDLAGNAEQVLDAARAAAAAGADILVTGEMALSGYPIEDLASRPGFLAKCRDAVPTLAKRLQDAGLGDLVVIVGHPDGPFEPRLLGTSSAPTAIAQNCASVLQHGHTKARYAKHHLPNYSVFDEYRVFIPGDELLVLRLRGVDVAVIVCEDLWRDGGPLGRVLEADAGLLVVLNASPFERDKDEVRLPLVTRRAIETNTTVAYVNLVGGQDDLVFDGDSVVVDGTGDILARAPQFVEHVLVIDLDLEPANLGVELPDNVRRVTLTVPEHSGTRLDRDVATLPDDREQLWNALVLGLRDYVDKNGFSSVALGLSGGIDSAVCASLAADAIGADRVFGVSMPSRWSSDHSRSDADDTAERIGLHYSVEPIADLVLPIEHQLDLTGVAAENVQARVRGIILMALSNAHGHLVLTTGNKTELSVGYSTMYGDSVGGFAPLKDVPKLLVWDLARWRNEHAASLGETPPIPESSIAKPPSAELRPGQTDQDSLPPYEVLDGILDAYITNALGREDVAALGFDEETVDFVVGLVDRSEWKRRQGAIGPKISGMAFGRDRRLPITYRPSH, from the coding sequence ATGCCCCGACTCCGCTTGGCACTCGCCCAGACCAACCCCATCGTGGGGGATCTCGCGGGAAACGCTGAGCAGGTTCTGGATGCAGCCCGGGCCGCCGCGGCCGCCGGCGCCGACATCCTCGTCACCGGTGAGATGGCGCTGTCCGGGTATCCGATCGAGGACCTCGCGTCCCGTCCCGGCTTTCTGGCGAAGTGCCGCGACGCCGTGCCGACGCTCGCGAAGCGGCTGCAGGATGCCGGACTCGGCGACCTCGTCGTCATCGTCGGCCACCCCGACGGGCCGTTCGAGCCGCGGCTGCTCGGTACGAGCAGTGCGCCGACCGCGATCGCCCAGAACTGCGCCAGCGTGCTGCAGCACGGCCACACCAAGGCGAGGTACGCCAAGCACCACCTGCCCAACTACTCCGTTTTCGACGAGTACCGGGTATTCATCCCCGGCGACGAACTTCTCGTGCTGCGGCTGCGGGGCGTCGACGTCGCCGTCATCGTCTGCGAGGACCTCTGGCGCGACGGGGGCCCGCTCGGCCGTGTGCTCGAGGCGGATGCCGGGCTGCTCGTCGTTCTCAACGCCTCGCCGTTCGAACGGGACAAGGACGAGGTGCGCCTCCCCCTCGTCACCCGCAGGGCCATCGAGACCAACACCACCGTCGCCTACGTGAACCTTGTGGGCGGGCAGGACGACCTCGTCTTCGACGGCGACAGCGTTGTGGTCGACGGCACGGGGGACATCCTCGCCAGGGCGCCGCAATTCGTCGAGCACGTTCTCGTCATCGACCTCGACCTCGAGCCGGCGAACCTGGGGGTCGAGCTCCCCGACAACGTGCGTCGCGTCACCCTGACCGTGCCGGAGCACAGCGGCACCCGGCTCGACCGGGACGTGGCGACGCTGCCCGACGATCGCGAGCAGCTGTGGAACGCCCTCGTGCTCGGGCTCCGCGACTATGTCGACAAGAACGGCTTCTCGTCGGTGGCCCTGGGCCTCTCCGGTGGAATCGACTCCGCCGTCTGCGCCTCTCTCGCCGCGGACGCGATCGGCGCCGACCGGGTCTTCGGCGTCTCGATGCCGAGCCGGTGGAGCTCGGACCATTCCCGGTCGGATGCCGACGACACGGCCGAGCGCATCGGGCTGCATTACTCGGTCGAGCCGATCGCCGACCTGGTGTTGCCGATCGAGCACCAGCTCGACCTCACCGGCGTCGCGGCCGAAAACGTGCAGGCGCGCGTGCGCGGCATCATCCTCATGGCACTGTCGAATGCGCACGGGCACCTCGTGCTCACGACGGGTAACAAGACCGAGCTGTCGGTGGGCTACTCGACGATGTACGGCGACTCGGTCGGCGGCTTCGCCCCGCTGAAAGACGTGCCGAAGCTGCTGGTCTGGGATCTTGCCCGCTGGCGCAACGAGCACGCGGCCTCGCTCGGCGAAACCCCGCCGATCCCGGAGAGCTCGATCGCCAAGCCGCCCTCGGCGGAGCTGCGCCCGGGCCAGACCGACCAGGACTCCCTCCCGCCGTACGAGGTGCTCGACGGCATCCTCGACGCGTACATCACGAACGCGCTCGGCCGGGAGGACGTCGCCGCCCTCGGCTTCGACGAGGAGACGGTCGATTTCGTCGTGGGACTCGTCGACCGCTCGGAGTGGAAGCGCCGCCAGGGGGCGATCGGTCCGAAGATTTCCGGGATGGCCTTCGGCCGCGACCGGCGCCTGCCGATCACCTACCGCCCCAGTCACTGA
- a CDS encoding glutamine synthetase family protein — translation MDKQRDFVLRTIEERGVKFIRLWFTDVVGTLKSVAIAPAEVEGAFAEGLGFDGSAIEGLTRAYEADVLAHPDPTTFQILPWRGEVDPTARMFCDISTPDGQPAVADPRNVLKRTLAKAADRGFTFYTHPEVEFYLLKSSQYGPKGPQPVDKAGYFDNVPGGTAHDFRRRSVRMLEDLGISVEFSHHEAGPGQNEIDLRYADALTTADNIMTFRTVIKEVAIEQGVYATFMPKPLADAPGSGMHTHMSLFEGDTNAFFEGGAQYQLSKIGRQFIAGLLTHAPEITAVTNQFVNSYKRLWGGDEAPSFVTWGHNNRSALVRVPLYKPNKGQSARVEYRAIDSAANPYLAYSLMLAAGLKGIENGYELPPEAENNVWSLSDSERKALGYKQLPASLDRAVALMEESELVAETLGEHVFNYVLLNKRQEWREYRAQVTPYELKSNLEML, via the coding sequence ATGGACAAGCAACGCGACTTCGTTCTTCGCACGATCGAAGAGCGGGGAGTCAAGTTCATCCGGCTCTGGTTCACCGACGTGGTCGGCACCCTCAAGTCGGTCGCCATCGCGCCGGCCGAGGTGGAGGGTGCCTTCGCCGAGGGCCTCGGTTTCGACGGCTCCGCGATCGAGGGGCTGACGCGCGCGTACGAGGCCGACGTGCTCGCCCATCCCGACCCCACCACTTTCCAGATCCTTCCCTGGCGCGGCGAGGTCGACCCGACGGCGCGGATGTTCTGCGACATCTCGACCCCGGACGGCCAGCCCGCGGTCGCCGACCCGCGCAACGTGCTGAAGCGCACCCTCGCGAAGGCGGCCGACCGCGGCTTCACCTTCTACACGCATCCCGAGGTCGAGTTCTACCTGCTCAAGAGCTCCCAGTACGGCCCGAAGGGACCCCAACCGGTCGACAAGGCGGGCTACTTCGACAACGTCCCCGGCGGCACGGCGCACGACTTCCGTCGCCGCTCGGTGCGGATGCTCGAAGACCTCGGCATCTCGGTCGAGTTCTCCCACCACGAAGCCGGGCCAGGTCAGAACGAGATCGACCTGCGCTATGCCGACGCGCTGACCACCGCCGACAACATCATGACCTTCCGCACCGTCATCAAGGAGGTGGCGATCGAGCAGGGCGTCTACGCGACCTTCATGCCGAAGCCTCTCGCCGACGCGCCGGGATCGGGCATGCACACCCACATGTCGCTGTTCGAGGGCGACACCAACGCGTTCTTCGAGGGCGGAGCCCAGTACCAGCTGTCGAAGATCGGCCGCCAGTTCATCGCCGGACTGCTCACCCACGCGCCGGAGATCACCGCCGTGACCAACCAGTTCGTGAACTCCTACAAGCGGCTCTGGGGCGGCGACGAGGCGCCGAGCTTCGTCACGTGGGGCCACAACAACCGGTCCGCACTCGTGCGGGTGCCGCTGTACAAGCCCAACAAGGGGCAGAGCGCCCGTGTCGAGTACCGCGCGATCGACTCCGCGGCGAACCCCTACCTCGCCTACTCGCTCATGCTCGCCGCCGGGCTCAAGGGCATCGAGAACGGGTACGAGCTGCCCCCGGAGGCGGAGAACAACGTGTGGAGTCTCTCTGATTCCGAGCGCAAGGCGCTCGGCTACAAGCAGCTTCCCGCGAGCCTCGACCGCGCCGTGGCGCTGATGGAGGAGTCGGAGCTCGTCGCCGAGACCCTCGGCGAGCACGTCTTCAACTACGTGCTGCTGAACAAGCGGCAGGAATGGCGCGAATACCGCGCCCAGGTGACGCCGTACGAGCTCAAGAGCAACCTGGAGATGCTCTAG
- a CDS encoding glycoside hydrolase family 26 protein — protein MSVSKRTTSWWAGSTTRARLTALGASAIVLALLATSVVVWNSPGNPVSVAIENAVKNESADRSLVLERNKLLAQVVALRKSLEKARGDLGSSKAEKAVIQQDLWSAQGELESVGGGGGGGNGGTGGGTGGGADRAGAGGGGSGGQKSPTVAKPRPPAIVSTPAAVAPIIAPTKAEIVAPTEPYFGMYTAQAPFNWATFDSTSVKIGATPSVVGYFGGWDENFRANAVTRAWERDTLPILTWESRPIGSTNDIVNEPAYSLPDIIGDPIAGVAGTHDDYLRQYARDIVSTGLPLGIRLNHEMNGVWYPWAEQTGKGVSINGNRSGDYVRMWQHVHDIFQAEGANDLVVWIWSPNVINRLPATHKTPEYLAHLYPGDDYVDWVGLSGYLRPPFDAPEGNSYDFGFTFNRSLNALRDLTDKPILLAEIGASEIGSHKAGWVSSLFTSLQKPENADIIGFAWFNLAVTTYVAGERATNDWRIDSRADSLAAFVDGLALPGSRFVVNPK, from the coding sequence TTGTCAGTTTCTAAGCGCACCACGTCCTGGTGGGCGGGCAGCACTACCCGCGCACGCCTCACCGCCCTCGGGGCATCAGCCATTGTGCTCGCCCTCCTCGCCACGAGCGTGGTGGTGTGGAACTCTCCAGGAAACCCGGTGAGCGTCGCCATCGAGAACGCCGTGAAGAACGAGTCCGCTGACCGTTCTCTCGTTCTGGAGCGGAACAAGCTCCTCGCGCAGGTCGTCGCGCTGCGGAAGTCCCTCGAGAAGGCTCGCGGCGACCTGGGCTCGAGCAAAGCGGAGAAGGCTGTGATCCAGCAGGATCTCTGGTCGGCTCAGGGTGAGCTTGAATCCGTCGGCGGCGGCGGCGGCGGCGGTAACGGTGGTACCGGCGGTGGTACCGGTGGCGGCGCCGATCGTGCCGGCGCTGGTGGTGGCGGCAGTGGTGGACAGAAGTCCCCGACGGTCGCGAAACCTCGCCCGCCGGCCATCGTATCTACTCCAGCGGCGGTAGCGCCGATCATCGCGCCGACAAAAGCGGAGATCGTCGCGCCGACCGAACCATATTTCGGGATGTACACCGCACAGGCACCGTTCAACTGGGCCACCTTCGACAGCACCTCGGTCAAAATCGGCGCCACACCGAGCGTCGTAGGGTACTTCGGAGGCTGGGACGAGAACTTTCGGGCGAACGCGGTCACTCGGGCCTGGGAGCGAGACACTCTTCCTATTCTCACCTGGGAGTCGCGGCCGATCGGCTCGACGAACGACATCGTCAACGAGCCCGCGTACTCCCTACCCGACATCATCGGCGACCCGATCGCGGGAGTTGCCGGCACCCACGACGACTACCTTCGCCAGTACGCCAGGGACATCGTCTCGACGGGCCTCCCGCTGGGCATCCGCCTCAACCACGAGATGAACGGCGTCTGGTACCCGTGGGCCGAGCAGACCGGTAAGGGCGTATCCATCAACGGCAACCGGTCGGGCGACTACGTCAGGATGTGGCAGCACGTCCACGACATCTTCCAAGCGGAGGGCGCGAACGACCTTGTCGTGTGGATCTGGTCACCCAACGTAATCAATCGCCTTCCGGCGACTCACAAGACCCCGGAATACCTCGCCCACCTCTACCCCGGCGACGATTATGTGGACTGGGTTGGCCTCTCCGGTTACCTCCGCCCGCCATTCGACGCTCCGGAGGGCAACTCCTACGACTTCGGCTTTACGTTCAACCGGAGCCTGAACGCCCTGCGGGATCTTACCGACAAGCCGATCCTCCTCGCCGAGATCGGGGCATCAGAGATCGGATCGCACAAGGCCGGCTGGGTCTCGTCGCTCTTCACATCGCTGCAAAAGCCCGAGAATGCCGACATCATTGGCTTCGCCTGGTTCAACCTCGCCGTCACGACCTATGTCGCGGGGGAGCGCGCCACCAACGACTGGCGCATCGATTCCCGCGCCGACTCGCTCGCCGCTTTCGTCGATGGGCTGGCCCTTCCCGGCAGCCGTTTCGTCGTGAACCCGAAATGA